The stretch of DNA TATACTTTAGCCGTGTGGTGCTTAATAATGATGATTTGCCTTACTGTTTTGATGTAGTTCGATAGCTTGcatcttattatcttattgtGTTTGCCAGTAACCTTACAGCTGAAAGATGTTTGATCATAGCTTCCCAGTTCAGGATCCGAAGTTATCTGTAGTTGCTAATGTAAATCTAATATCTCAACTCAAGATTACAATGTGTCTTTATAACCACCTTCTTCCAAACTCGTTGCAGGATATTTTTGAGAAGTTCCGGATATGGAAGTTAATCATGTCGACTTTTGCCTTCTCCTCTACACCGGAATTGATGTTTGGATTGTATTTGCTTTACTACTTCCGAGTTTTTGAGAGACAGATTGGCTCAAATAAGTACTCGGTTAGTGATGCTTGTAGCTCAACTCTCTTTGTTTGGTATAACAAAAGGTTAATGAGATAGTAGTGTTGCTGCTGCAGGTTTTTCTCTTGTTCTCAGGGAGTGTATCTCTACTACTTGAGGTCTTTTTGTTATCACTGCTTAAAGGTAACCATCACTCTATTTCAGGACAGCCTCTTCAAAGTCTACGTCTTTTGCTTATTAGTTAGGATCTGTAACAGTGGCACCAATCTTACAATGAAGAGTTTGGTTGTTGGTTTGTAAATTTGCTTCTTTACCATTCCTGCAAAAACTATGAAGGGAAAATTGCACACGGAAGGATGAGGTGCTCTGAATATGAGATAGATAGGAGCTTATGAATTATGTTTGGATCACTGTGACATCTTAATTAATTTCCATATCCATCCTGGTTTTTTCTTTGCTCTAATTCTCATGAAGATCGTTTACTGGATTTTCACCTGCTGCAGGatttagattatgttttttttttcctggcgCGTCTGCTATAGATTTTATGCATTGTAAAACTTAACTTAACTTCACTAAGGAATATGTTGACCTTGTATCTATTATTAAGGTAACTAtctgttgtttctttttccagATACCACCACAAACTTACTCACCTCTGGACCATACGGCCTGATATTTGCTTCGTTTATACCCTTCTACTTGGACATTCCTGTTTCAACGAGATTTCGCGTATTTGGTGTCAACTTCTCTGATAAGTCATTCATATATCTTGCAGGAGTTCAGGTAAACAATACCATAGGTTTAATGTAACTATCTGCTGTTCTTGTTCGTTTATAGTATCAGTCTGATAATCTTCTTGGATTGTTTTTGAAGCTTTTACTATCTTCTTGGAAAAGATCCATCTTTCCTGGAATTTGCGGCATAATTGCCGGTTCCTTGTATCGTTTGAACATCCTTGGCATCCGCAAGGCAAAGGTTATATACCAATCTAACCTTTTTCGTAGAAACAAACACATCGTTATTTATCTCTCTGTGAGAGATGTTGGCTTCTTAGCTTTCTATGTCACTAGAGTAACCTTAAATTTATGTCTCAACACATCACAGTTCCCCGAGTTTGTGGCTTCGTTCATTTCCCGGCTTTCTTTTCCCTCCTTCAGTAACTCTCCTCCTCCAGCACCAAGCAGGAGCGTCGTTGGGACTATATCACCAAACACAGTGCGCCGAGCAGAGGTGGGTCTCATCCTTAAATTTTCTCAGTAACATTCGTTTTGCCTTCTAACCAAACTCTTTGTATCAGCTAAaacgtttctttgttttcagagATCTCAGCCAGCTCCAGTGACGTCAAGTGTGGAGCCATCTGAGGAAGCCATAGCTACATTGGTATCAATGGGCTTTGACAGAAACGCAGCAAGACAGGCGCTCATGCATGCCAGAAATGATGTTAACTCTGCCACAAACATCCTTCTCGAAGCACAATCCCACTAATTCAAAATTGGGAAGAACCAGAGACATTGTTAATTCCAGTTTCAGAAACAACACAGTGATGAATTCTTCGGCTGTCATTGGACCAACCTTTGGAGCCAACATGTCTCAGCATATATGATCCGGCCAAAGATCTGACCAAACCTTATTTTGCGTTTGTAGTGTAGGAAATTGCATAGGTTATGTAGTACAAATTTGCAAGTTAAGAGGAATACTGAGAAACTTATCACTCTGTAACTTCATGCATATACTCAATACTAGCACAAAAACCTTTATTactctcttcttgttttcaCATACAAATGATTTTAGCTCTCTCTGTAACttcaagatttaaaaaaaacacagatcttAATGCATTTACTCAAAACTGCTAGGAAGCACGAAAAACCTCTATTactctcttcttgttttcaCATACAATGATTTTAGCTTTTGACTACAAAAGAACGCGGGAAGTGATAAAACTAGATTATATATCAGTAACTTCGAGACTCAAAAAACACAGATCTTAATGCATTTACACATACAATGATTTAGCCTTTAACTACAAGTACTTGGGAAGTGATAATACTGCGTCTGGAACCACTTTGGGCACAAACTTTAGCtcgcttcttcttttctttcatccATGGTGTACACTGGTATTTCCCagttcttgttctttttgggATCATCAGTTAAGGTGAGATCCGTTTCGTACTCTTTAAAAGTTTTGAAGTATGTTTTGGCTCCCATCATTACCAGTCTTTCCACCATGAATAACTGGTAATTATTCTTGATTATAGGATCCAAAATCTCGCTGAAATTCGATGAATAAGCCAGTTTGTACCTGCAGTATAAGCAAATCCGACGACATTTCACAAATGAGCCtaggtatatatgtataagctTGCACACCTTAAACGAAACATCTAAAAACTGAGTCGTGGAAGACTTTGCAAGGATCAGATAAAGAGTAATGTACCTGACGGcgagaggagaaaaaaaaccaGGCGTTCTCTCATTAGAACCAATAAAAAGTGTCCTCCCTCGTGGGATCCGCTTCTCTATCCTACGAAGGATAAATTCCGGGCGAGTATCTCTGTCTAGATGAGGAAACTGAATCCTTTCAACTCCAAATCTATCTTTTCTGGTTTTTAGTTTGTCCCCTCGACGAACGTGGATGGCATCATAATCACTAAGTTGTGCTTTTATCTGTAATAACACCAAAAACTTATTCAAGCTTAAAGGCTTTACAAGATGCAGAGTAAACAAAAACTGTTCAGTAAGCTTAGTTTGCAAGAGATCCGTCAGACAAAAACATGAATATCTTGCATTATACCTTCTCTGCAGCGTTTCTCAAATTTGAAGCTGCCATATTAGGGAGAAAAGAATAAGGAAGCATGACAGCGCTACGATTGCTTCTGTCTTTGCACTCAACGAACCTACACCCAAATGATCAACAATCTCAAAGGAGTTAAAAGGGGATTACAACAAACTTAGACGAGAATAAGAAAATTGATGAACAATGAATTGACTTTAAACACAATTTCATCAGCTTGATCATGATCTGATCTCAAAGATTCAATtcccataaaaacaaaaagaatagagGAAGTGAGTACCATGCAAGAGGACTTGCGGTTCGATTAATGATCAAGAGATTTGAGTAGTGACTCTCTGTTAGCCTGTGTCGAGTGACTCCACGAACATGCGCGATCCCTCTTTCTTCCAACCTCATACTTGTGGAGAGAACAATATGCCAAGTTTTGGAGTTGTCCAATATAACAGGTATCTTCTCAGATATGAGGTCAATATCATACAAGGAGTCCATTGCACAAGAGCTCCCTACCCAACTAATAAATCCAAAAGCAACCCTTTTGTTAAGATACAGACAACTAAACACAACCCCCAAGGTTGAAATAGacgaacaaacaaatcaagcGGGTTACAGAACTCACCCTTCCTCAGTAGTTTTGTTATCGGATCGATTGAGTATACCTTTCTTATTATGAATTGGATTGATGCACATTCCAGAAGGCATTGCAAAGGTCCTGCACACAAAAACATTGAATTAATCATGTCATCCTACACTAATCTCATCTCCATAAAGCTTCAGCCTTTTCCTTAGAAAGGCTAAAAAGAACTCAACTTTGATCTCACTGAATTCAGCAAAGTAGAACTCTTTATCagaaaaagttcaaaattttgacaatttCGACAGCTAAATTTGAGTTACCTGTTAAGAAACATGGCTTCTTCAAGTGCACACCTGAGACTAGATTCCTGGTGACCCAAGCCAGCACAGGTCTCGCAGTTTTTGCCAGGACAATCGATTCTGTGTCCCCAATACAAGTACTTCTCAGACAACGTATGCTGTCTCTTACCACGAGGTGACCACACGAAATAATCTATTAGGGTTTGTTGATACGGCAATCCCAATTTTCCGGTGGAGATCACAGAAGAGAGCAGGAGGAGGGATGCGAACACAGCTATACATAACAGAACAAGACGCTGAGATCCAGGAGTGGGTTTGgtcctttgagctttgctcaTTGTCGCCATTTAAAGTGTTCAAGACTGAACAATGCGAACGaacaagaagaagtagaagagtCCTCGTCGACGGTTAAACACAGAAGATCCGATCTGAAGAACGGTCACGTGAGAGCCTCCGGCAGCAGACAGAAGTGGCGTGGCCGTCGCGGATACCAACATTCGTTTGAGCTGCTGATCGAGAGATGGCTGAGAAAATGTTTCTCGGCTTTGGCTGCCATCAAAAGACTGTCTCGAGCTCTCGACACGTGAAGTTCGCCGCACAACGCCTGAGCAAACCGGTTTAATCAATTCGGGTTCGAATTGAAATCGGAACAGTTTTGTGTGTCCCAATAGACTCGGTTTATCTGGTAAACCAATCTTTTAgttcaatattaaaaattccaaatttctgACTTCTGAGAGATTTTGATGGTAACAAGCAAAGATAAGTACTTTGGTAAGGTATGAACTGAGGTGTGTTCTTATTAAAAACTAGAACAATGAAGTAGAAAAGGAAACACTTTAGAGGAgttatggaattgttttttttcttttgtacaaTCCTCTTTATCTCAATCAACACCATTCTTATATCTTAAAAGACTCAAATCTTAAccgaaacaaagaaaaaaatataggactaacaagaggaagaggatgCAACTTCATCTGACAAATGTGGTAGCTTTGCAACAGTCGTGTTTGATCACTGAGTTTCGCTCGGGTTGGGTTACCGTAAGGTCATTAATCATTTTGGACTTGGTGTAAGGTTACTGTCCTAAAGGCAGGTCCTTTTTAGATCCAACGGGAACTAATTGTATAGGTGAAAGAAAGAAGCTTCTCTACGCGGCTTTCTGCAACGTCCGAGAGGATACGCCGTGTAAGAGTCTGACAAAACCCAAGAAACTTAGCTTCCCATCAGAATGCCTTATCCAATCCTGAAGAACAACCTGAACAGGTACTGATGGACCGAGTCCGAGTTCCTGTTAATGAAATACATTTGCCAAAAAACGCATCAATCACC from Camelina sativa cultivar DH55 chromosome 9, Cs, whole genome shotgun sequence encodes:
- the LOC104712334 gene encoding rhomboid-like protein 20 isoform X1; translated protein: MNGGPSGFHNAPVTKAFVITSALFTVFFGIQGRSSKLGLSYQDIFEKFRIWKLIMSTFAFSSTPELMFGLYLLYYFRVFERQIGSNKYSVFLLFSGSVSLLLEVFLLSLLKDTTTNLLTSGPYGLIFASFIPFYLDIPVSTRFRVFGVNFSDKSFIYLAGVQLLLSSWKRSIFPGICGIIAGSLYRLNILGIRKAKFPEFVASFISRLSFPSFSNSPPPAPSRSVVGTISPNTVRRAERSQPAPVTSSVEPSEEAIATLVSMGFDRNAARQALMHARNDVNSATNILLEAQSH
- the LOC104712334 gene encoding rhomboid-like protein 20 isoform X2, which translates into the protein MFDHSFPVQDPKLSVVANDIFEKFRIWKLIMSTFAFSSTPELMFGLYLLYYFRVFERQIGSNKYSVFLLFSGSVSLLLEVFLLSLLKDTTTNLLTSGPYGLIFASFIPFYLDIPVSTRFRVFGVNFSDKSFIYLAGVQLLLSSWKRSIFPGICGIIAGSLYRLNILGIRKAKFPEFVASFISRLSFPSFSNSPPPAPSRSVVGTISPNTVRRAERSQPAPVTSSVEPSEEAIATLVSMGFDRNAARQALMHARNDVNSATNILLEAQSH
- the LOC104712335 gene encoding uncharacterized protein LOC104712335, translating into MATMSKAQRTKPTPGSQRLVLLCIAVFASLLLLSSVISTGKLGLPYQQTLIDYFVWSPRGKRQHTLSEKYLYWGHRIDCPGKNCETCAGLGHQESSLRCALEEAMFLNRTFAMPSGMCINPIHNKKGILNRSDNKTTEEGWVGSSCAMDSLYDIDLISEKIPVILDNSKTWHIVLSTSMRLEERGIAHVRGVTRHRLTESHYSNLLIINRTASPLAWFVECKDRSNRSAVMLPYSFLPNMAASNLRNAAEKIKAQLSDYDAIHVRRGDKLKTRKDRFGVERIQFPHLDRDTRPEFILRRIEKRIPRGRTLFIGSNERTPGFFSPLAVRYKLAYSSNFSEILDPIIKNNYQLFMVERLVMMGAKTYFKTFKEYETDLTLTDDPKKNKNWEIPVYTMDERKEEAS